In Felis catus isolate Fca126 chromosome C2, F.catus_Fca126_mat1.0, whole genome shotgun sequence, a single window of DNA contains:
- the LOC123379794 gene encoding zinc finger protein ubi-d4-like has product MTSWMTLMMRTVKKTFPGVWVRGKSKGRGVNSAYTNLDTSILGIGTSPVPVTFVDNVTRTDQASVTTPTWLRSRVRIRKTHSHPPQLSEIRGAEIQEGSGRIGPAQHYGDFCLGNSKINKKTGQSKELVSCSDCGHSEHLSFLNFTLVTMAAVKTCCWQCI; this is encoded by the coding sequence atgacttcctgGATGACCCTGATGATGAGGACTGTTAAGAAGACATTCCCAGGTGTCTGGGTAAGGGGGAAATCCAAGGGTAGAGGTGTGAACAGTGCCTATACAAATCTGGACACTTCCATCCTGGGGATCGGGACAAGCCCTGTGCCTGTGACATTTGTGGACAATGTTACAAGAACTGACCAGGCCTCAGTCACCACTCCCACTTGGCTAAGGAGCAGGGTGAGGATAAGGAAGACTCACAGCCACCCACCCCAGCTTTCTGAGATCAGAGGAGCAGAAATCCAAGAAGGGTCTGGACGGATTGGCCCTGCCCAACACTATGGTGACTTCTGCCTTGGGAACTCAAAGATCAACAAGAAGACAGGGCAGTCCAAGGAGCTGGTGTCTTGTTCTGATTGTGGCCACTCAGAGCACCTGTCTTTCCTGAACTTCACCCTGGTGACGATGGCAGCTGTGAAGACCTGCTGCTGGCAGTGCATCTAG